In Leifsonia sp. ZF2019, a genomic segment contains:
- a CDS encoding glutamate--cysteine ligase: MRTVGVEEELLLVDARGAASPVAPLLLADAPASGTGPVVSAEIQQEMIETQTRPQESMTALLSDIVAGRTLADDLARGHSARAVAVAMSPLRLRPHATSDPRYDSMMDRYGLTARGTLVCGCHVHVAIASREEGVAVLDRIRTWLPVLLALTANSPFAGGVDTGHASYRFVAWHQWQSAGPTDLFGSVDAYDRFESILVDTGVILDKGMLYLDARLSHKQPTIEVRVADVCLDARDTVVLAAIVRALVEEAAAEWRAGVPPTPMPSAALRLAEWQAALTGVSGRLPHPQTGLAGTAADAVSALLAHTGPQLELAGDLALVRRGVARILRTGGGAGRQRAAFARRGRMRDVVEAAVAATHERTEDDDGDDRDAA, from the coding sequence GTGAGGACGGTCGGGGTGGAGGAGGAGCTCCTGCTGGTCGACGCGCGCGGCGCGGCGTCGCCCGTGGCGCCCCTGCTGCTGGCGGACGCCCCCGCCTCCGGCACCGGACCGGTGGTCAGCGCCGAGATCCAGCAGGAGATGATCGAGACCCAGACGCGGCCCCAGGAGTCGATGACGGCGCTGCTCTCGGACATCGTCGCGGGCCGGACGCTCGCCGACGACCTCGCGCGCGGTCATTCCGCCCGCGCAGTGGCTGTGGCGATGTCCCCGCTGCGCCTCCGGCCGCACGCCACCTCCGACCCGCGCTACGACAGCATGATGGACCGGTACGGGCTCACCGCGCGCGGCACCCTCGTCTGCGGCTGCCACGTGCACGTCGCCATCGCCTCCCGTGAGGAGGGCGTCGCGGTGCTGGACCGCATCCGCACCTGGCTGCCCGTGCTGCTCGCGCTGACGGCGAACTCGCCGTTCGCCGGCGGCGTGGACACCGGGCACGCGAGCTACCGCTTCGTGGCATGGCATCAGTGGCAGAGCGCCGGCCCCACCGACCTGTTCGGGTCGGTGGACGCGTACGACCGTTTCGAGAGCATCCTCGTCGACACGGGGGTCATCCTCGACAAGGGCATGCTGTACCTGGACGCGCGGCTGTCGCACAAGCAGCCGACGATCGAGGTGCGCGTCGCCGACGTCTGCCTCGACGCGCGCGACACCGTGGTCCTGGCCGCCATCGTGCGCGCCCTGGTCGAGGAGGCGGCGGCAGAGTGGCGCGCGGGGGTTCCTCCGACCCCGATGCCCTCGGCCGCGCTGCGCCTCGCCGAATGGCAGGCGGCGCTCACCGGCGTGAGCGGACGGCTGCCGCATCCGCAGACCGGTCTCGCCGGGACGGCCGCGGACGCGGTGTCCGCGCTGCTCGCCCACACGGGCCCGCAGCTGGAGCTCGCCGGCGACCTCGCGCTCGTGCGCAGAGGGGTCGCACGCATCCTGCGCACGGGGGGAGGAGCCGGCCGGCAGCGCGCGGCGTTCGCCCGCCGGGGGAGGATGCGCGATGTGGTGGAGGCTGCGGTGGCGGCCACCCACGAGCGGACGGAGGACGACGACGGCGATGACCGCGACGCAGCGTGA
- a CDS encoding cystathionine gamma-synthase: MTDTKDTAMTAENDHQHGFATRAIHEGQEFDPTTGAIIPPIYQTSTFVQDGVGGLRNGYEYGRGGNPTRTSLETLLASLEGGVRALSFASGLAAEDALLRAVLAPGDHVVLGNDVYGGTHRLINRIHRAWGIGNTTVDLSDLDAVRAALTTERARILWIETPSNPLMKISDLAALVEIGHAAGVLVVVDNTFASPALQQPLSFGADVVVHSTTKYLGGHSDVIGGALVFADEELAEKVQFIQFAAGAVSAPLDAFLTVRGIKTLDVRMQRHTANAQAIAEALVGHAGIDAVYYPGLPTHPGHELAARQMSGFGGMISVALSGGAPAARRFAESTRVFQLAESLGGVESLIGYPSEMTHASVRGTELEVPDNIVRLSVGIEDIADLLADVEQALGR, translated from the coding sequence ATGACCGACACGAAAGACACCGCCATGACCGCCGAGAACGACCACCAGCACGGCTTCGCCACCCGCGCCATCCACGAGGGCCAGGAGTTCGACCCCACGACCGGCGCCATCATCCCGCCGATCTACCAGACCTCCACCTTCGTGCAGGACGGCGTCGGCGGCCTCCGGAACGGCTACGAGTACGGGCGCGGCGGCAACCCGACGCGCACCTCGCTCGAGACCCTGCTCGCGTCGCTCGAAGGCGGCGTGCGCGCGCTGTCGTTCGCGTCGGGCCTCGCCGCGGAGGACGCCCTGCTGCGCGCCGTCCTCGCCCCGGGCGACCACGTGGTGCTCGGCAACGACGTGTACGGCGGCACGCATCGCCTCATCAACCGCATCCACCGCGCGTGGGGGATCGGCAACACGACCGTCGACCTGTCCGACCTGGACGCGGTGCGCGCCGCCCTGACGACGGAGCGCGCGCGCATCCTCTGGATCGAGACGCCGAGCAACCCGCTGATGAAGATCAGCGACCTGGCGGCGTTGGTCGAGATCGGCCACGCAGCCGGCGTGCTCGTCGTCGTCGACAACACCTTCGCCTCCCCCGCATTGCAGCAGCCGCTGTCGTTCGGCGCCGATGTCGTCGTCCACTCGACCACGAAGTACCTCGGCGGGCACTCCGACGTGATCGGGGGTGCCCTGGTCTTCGCGGACGAGGAGCTGGCCGAGAAGGTGCAGTTCATCCAGTTCGCCGCCGGCGCGGTGTCCGCCCCCCTCGATGCGTTCCTGACCGTGCGCGGCATCAAGACGCTCGACGTGCGCATGCAGCGCCACACCGCGAACGCACAGGCGATCGCCGAGGCGCTGGTCGGGCACGCGGGCATCGACGCGGTCTACTACCCCGGCCTCCCGACGCACCCCGGTCACGAGCTGGCCGCGCGTCAGATGAGCGGCTTCGGCGGCATGATCTCGGTGGCGCTGAGCGGTGGCGCGCCCGCGGCCCGCCGATTCGCGGAGTCGACGCGCGTGTTCCAGCTCGCGGAGTCGCTGGGCGGAGTGGAGTCGCTCATCGGCTACCCGTCGGAGATGACGCACGCGTCGGTGCGCGGCACGGAGCTCGAGGTGCCCGACAACATCGTGCGCCTGTCGGTCGGCATCGAGGACATCGCCGACCTGCTCGCCGACGTGGAGCAGGCGCTCGGTCGCTGA
- a CDS encoding metal-dependent transcriptional regulator: MPVSDLSPVAQDYLKFIWSATEWEGDPITVKQLSERMGVRAATVSDGIRRLTEQGLLAHEPYGGIELTDDGRRHAVAMVRRHRLIETFLVEELGYGWDEVHDEAEVLEHAVSDDLVDRIDKRLGFPARDPHGDPIPTADGQPRRPDAVPLLSAPTGVEVVVARISDADPAILRYLDELRIGLDTALTVDEHRAFAGDVTVRTADSTIVLGATAAAAVWVVTA, from the coding sequence ATGCCCGTGTCCGACCTCTCTCCCGTGGCGCAGGACTACCTCAAGTTCATCTGGTCCGCCACCGAATGGGAGGGCGACCCCATCACCGTCAAGCAGTTGTCGGAGCGGATGGGCGTGCGCGCGGCGACGGTCTCCGACGGCATCCGGCGGCTCACCGAGCAGGGCCTCCTGGCCCACGAGCCGTACGGCGGCATCGAGCTCACGGACGACGGCCGGCGGCACGCGGTCGCGATGGTCCGCCGGCACCGGCTCATCGAGACGTTCCTCGTCGAAGAGCTCGGGTACGGCTGGGACGAGGTGCACGACGAGGCCGAGGTGCTGGAGCACGCTGTCTCGGACGACCTCGTCGACCGCATCGACAAGCGTCTCGGCTTCCCGGCGCGCGACCCGCACGGCGACCCCATCCCGACGGCCGACGGCCAGCCCCGCCGCCCGGACGCCGTGCCGCTGCTGTCGGCGCCGACGGGCGTGGAGGTCGTGGTGGCGCGCATCTCGGACGCCGACCCGGCCATCCTGCGCTACCTCGACGAGCTCCGCATCGGCCTGGACACGGCCCTGACCGTGGACGAGCACCGCGCCTTCGCCGGCGATGTGACCGTGCGCACGGCCGATTCCACGATCGTGCTCGGCGCGACCGCCGCCGCCGCGGTCTGGGTCGTCACCGCCTGA
- a CDS encoding bifunctional glycosyltransferase family 2/GtrA family protein: MSYETATLSLDIVVPVYNEQATLESSIRRLHAYLTDAVEQTWRITIADNASTDETAALADRLAGELAGVVAVHLPLKGRGRALKQVWGASEAEALVYLDEDLSTDLAALPPLVAPLLSGHSDLAIGTRLGRSSRVTRGGRREFISRSYNLLLRRTMSVGFSDAQCGFKAIRRDVAQRLLPLVEDDAWFFDTELLILAERSGLRIHEIPVDWVDDPDSSVDIVSTALEDVKGMVRVGTNIARGRIPIESVYAELGRRPFEPPRPPSFFGQVVRFGVVGVLSTVAYALLYLLLQTLVPAQVANFAALLITAVANTWANRRFTFGVRGPGMVRHQFQGLIVFGIAWALTSGSLLTLHALAPTASARWQLIVLTAANLVATLIRFVLLRLWVFRASRRAIAPSADAAASRPLSFTTSESE, encoded by the coding sequence ATGTCGTACGAAACCGCCACCCTCTCGCTCGACATCGTCGTGCCCGTCTACAACGAGCAGGCGACGCTCGAGTCGTCCATCCGCCGGCTCCACGCCTATCTGACCGACGCCGTCGAGCAGACCTGGCGGATCACCATCGCGGACAACGCCAGCACCGACGAGACGGCCGCCCTCGCGGACCGCCTCGCCGGGGAGCTCGCCGGCGTCGTCGCGGTGCACCTCCCCCTGAAGGGCCGCGGTCGCGCGCTCAAGCAGGTGTGGGGGGCCTCCGAAGCCGAGGCGCTCGTCTATCTGGACGAGGACCTCTCCACCGATCTCGCGGCGCTCCCCCCGCTGGTCGCCCCGCTGCTCTCCGGGCACTCCGACCTTGCGATCGGCACGCGGCTCGGCCGATCGTCGCGCGTCACGCGCGGCGGCAGACGCGAGTTCATCTCGCGCAGCTACAACCTGCTGCTGCGGCGGACGATGTCCGTCGGCTTCAGCGACGCTCAGTGCGGGTTCAAGGCGATCAGGAGGGATGTCGCGCAGCGGCTGCTCCCGCTCGTGGAGGACGATGCCTGGTTCTTCGACACCGAGCTCCTGATCCTCGCCGAGCGATCCGGGCTGCGCATCCATGAGATCCCGGTCGACTGGGTCGACGACCCGGACAGCTCCGTGGACATCGTGAGCACCGCTCTGGAGGACGTGAAGGGCATGGTGCGCGTCGGCACGAACATCGCCCGCGGCCGGATCCCGATCGAGTCGGTGTACGCGGAGCTCGGGAGGCGGCCGTTCGAGCCGCCCCGGCCGCCGAGCTTCTTCGGCCAGGTGGTGCGGTTCGGCGTCGTGGGGGTGCTCTCCACCGTGGCCTACGCGCTGCTGTACCTGTTGCTGCAGACGCTCGTGCCCGCGCAGGTCGCCAACTTCGCGGCGCTGCTCATCACTGCCGTCGCGAACACATGGGCCAACCGGCGCTTCACCTTCGGGGTGCGAGGGCCCGGGATGGTGCGGCATCAGTTCCAGGGGCTCATCGTCTTCGGGATCGCGTGGGCGTTGACCAGCGGATCGCTGCTCACCTTGCACGCACTGGCACCCACGGCCTCCGCCCGCTGGCAGCTGATCGTGCTCACCGCGGCCAACCTCGTCGCAACGCTGATCCGCTTCGTGCTCCTGCGGCTCTGGGTCTTCCGGGCATCCCGCCGGGCGATCGCGCCGTCCGCCGATGCGGCTGCCTCCCGCCCCCTCTCCTTCACCACCAGCGAAAGCGAGTGA
- a CDS encoding cold-shock protein yields MATGTVKWFNSEKGFGFIAPDDGSPDVFAHFSEIAGDGYRNLTENQRVEYEVTQGPKGLQASNIRPA; encoded by the coding sequence ATGGCAACAGGCACCGTCAAGTGGTTCAACTCGGAGAAGGGGTTCGGCTTCATCGCCCCGGACGACGGGTCGCCCGACGTGTTCGCCCACTTCAGCGAGATCGCCGGGGACGGATACCGCAACCTCACCGAGAACCAGCGCGTGGAATACGAGGTGACGCAGGGGCCGAAGGGCCTCCAGGCGTCGAACATCCGTCCCGCCTGA
- a CDS encoding Nramp family divalent metal transporter: MSTVVVTEERATGSRARLLALLGPAFVAAIAYVDPGNVAANLTAGAKYGYLLVWVLVAANAIAVFVQYQSAKLGIATGRSLPELLGARLGTGSRRAYWVQAELVAAATDIAEVIGGAIALNLLFGLPLPVGGIIVGIVAIGILSIQSRRGQRPFEAVVLGLLGVIAIGFLAGLFVSPVDWGAAAGGLVPRFDGTPTVLLAASMLGATVMPHAIYLHSALARDRHGASSDAGRVRTLLRATRLDVVLALILAGAVNIAMLLLAASALRGVDGTDTIEGAHAAISSALGPVVGVVFAIGLLASGLASTSVGSYAGATIMSGLLTVRVPLLARRIVTLIPAVVILAAGVDPTWALVLSQVFLSLGIPFAMIPLLRLTGSRTVMGDRADAMWVRVAGGLVAALVVVLNLALVVLTVTGG; this comes from the coding sequence GTGAGCACGGTGGTGGTGACGGAGGAGCGGGCGACCGGATCACGGGCGCGACTGCTGGCGCTGCTCGGGCCGGCATTCGTCGCGGCGATCGCCTACGTCGATCCCGGCAACGTGGCCGCGAACCTGACGGCGGGCGCGAAGTACGGCTACCTGCTCGTCTGGGTCCTCGTCGCCGCCAACGCCATCGCGGTGTTCGTGCAGTACCAATCGGCCAAGCTGGGCATCGCGACGGGACGCAGCCTCCCGGAGCTGCTGGGCGCGCGGCTCGGCACCGGGTCGCGCCGCGCCTACTGGGTCCAGGCCGAGCTGGTCGCCGCCGCGACCGACATCGCCGAGGTGATCGGCGGCGCGATCGCGCTGAACCTGCTCTTCGGCCTCCCCCTGCCCGTCGGCGGCATCATCGTGGGCATCGTCGCGATCGGCATCCTGAGCATCCAGTCGCGACGGGGCCAGCGTCCGTTCGAGGCCGTCGTGCTCGGGCTGCTGGGAGTCATCGCGATCGGGTTCCTCGCGGGGCTGTTCGTGAGCCCGGTCGACTGGGGCGCCGCGGCGGGCGGGCTGGTCCCGCGGTTCGACGGAACGCCGACGGTGCTGCTCGCGGCGAGCATGCTCGGGGCGACGGTGATGCCTCACGCGATCTATCTGCACTCGGCGCTCGCGCGCGATCGGCACGGCGCCTCGAGCGACGCGGGACGGGTGCGAACGCTGCTGCGCGCCACGCGGCTCGACGTGGTGCTCGCGCTCATCCTCGCCGGAGCGGTGAACATCGCGATGCTGCTGCTCGCGGCCTCCGCGCTGCGCGGCGTCGACGGCACCGACACGATCGAAGGGGCGCACGCCGCGATCTCGTCCGCGCTCGGACCGGTGGTGGGAGTGGTCTTCGCGATCGGCCTCCTCGCGTCCGGGCTCGCCTCCACCTCCGTCGGCAGCTACGCGGGGGCCACCATCATGAGCGGTCTCCTGACGGTGCGGGTGCCGCTGCTCGCGCGCCGGATCGTGACGCTCATCCCCGCCGTCGTCATCCTCGCCGCGGGCGTCGACCCGACCTGGGCGCTGGTGCTCTCGCAGGTGTTCCTGAGCCTGGGCATCCCGTTCGCGATGATCCCGCTGCTGCGGCTGACCGGGTCGCGCACGGTGATGGGAGACCGCGCAGACGCAATGTGGGTGCGCGTCGCAGGCGGCCTGGTCGCCGCGCTGGTCGTGGTGCTCAACCTCGCGCTGGTGGTCCTCACTGTGACCGGCGGGTAG
- a CDS encoding cystathionine beta-synthase produces MKYAETITDLVGDTPLVKLNRLTEGIAATVLVKLEYLNPGGSSKDRIASRIIDAAERDGHLKPGGTIVEPTSGNTGVGLALIAQQRGYRCVFVLPDKVGEDKRNVLTAYGAEIVVTPTSVPPEHPDSYYSVSDRLTAEIPGAFKPNQYANPNGPRSHYETTGPEIWRDTEGKVTHFVAGVGTGGTISGTGRYLKEVSDGTVRIVGADPEGSVYSGGTGRPYLVEGVGEDFWPGAYDPTVVDEVIPVTDAESFHMTRRLAREEGILVGGSSGMAVVAALRVAKGLSADDVVVVLLPDGGRGYLAKIFNDKWMQSYGFSEVPDESTVQDVIKTKRGDLPDLVHTHPAETVRDAIQIMNTYGVSQLPVLTAEPPVVMGEVAGALDETSLVDAVFSGRAAMSDPVAKHVGDPLPLIGVNESVTAARSALATANALLVTEGGKPLAVLTRQDLLNYLSD; encoded by the coding sequence GTGAAGTACGCAGAGACCATCACAGACCTGGTCGGCGACACCCCGCTCGTGAAGCTCAACCGGCTGACCGAGGGGATCGCGGCGACGGTGCTCGTCAAGCTCGAGTACCTGAACCCCGGAGGATCCTCCAAGGACCGCATCGCGAGCCGCATCATCGATGCCGCGGAGCGCGACGGCCACTTGAAGCCCGGCGGCACCATCGTGGAGCCCACGAGCGGCAACACCGGCGTGGGCCTGGCGCTCATCGCCCAGCAACGCGGCTACCGCTGCGTCTTCGTGCTGCCCGACAAGGTGGGCGAGGACAAGCGCAACGTGCTGACCGCCTACGGGGCGGAGATCGTGGTGACGCCGACATCGGTTCCGCCGGAGCACCCCGACTCCTACTACTCGGTGTCCGACCGCCTCACCGCGGAGATCCCCGGCGCGTTCAAGCCGAACCAGTACGCCAACCCGAACGGCCCGCGCAGTCACTACGAGACCACCGGTCCGGAGATCTGGCGCGACACCGAAGGAAAGGTGACCCACTTCGTCGCCGGCGTCGGCACGGGCGGGACCATCTCGGGCACGGGCCGCTACCTCAAGGAGGTGTCCGACGGCACGGTGCGCATCGTCGGCGCCGACCCGGAGGGCTCGGTCTACTCGGGAGGCACCGGCCGGCCGTACCTCGTGGAGGGCGTCGGCGAGGACTTCTGGCCGGGCGCGTACGACCCGACCGTCGTCGACGAGGTCATCCCCGTCACGGACGCCGAGTCGTTCCACATGACCAGGCGCCTCGCGCGCGAGGAGGGCATCCTCGTCGGCGGCTCCAGCGGCATGGCCGTCGTCGCCGCCCTGCGCGTCGCGAAGGGCCTCAGCGCCGACGATGTCGTGGTCGTCCTCCTCCCCGACGGAGGCCGCGGCTACCTGGCCAAGATCTTCAACGACAAGTGGATGCAGTCCTACGGTTTCAGCGAGGTGCCGGACGAGTCGACGGTGCAGGACGTCATCAAGACCAAGCGCGGCGACCTCCCGGACCTCGTGCACACGCATCCGGCCGAGACGGTGCGCGACGCCATCCAGATCATGAACACGTACGGCGTCTCGCAGCTGCCGGTGCTGACGGCGGAGCCGCCGGTCGTGATGGGGGAGGTCGCGGGCGCGCTCGACGAGACGTCGCTGGTCGACGCCGTGTTCAGCGGACGGGCCGCGATGAGCGATCCGGTCGCGAAGCACGTCGGCGACCCTCTGCCGCTGATCGGCGTGAACGAGTCGGTGACGGCCGCGCGCTCCGCGCTGGCCACCGCGAACGCGCTGCTCGTGACCGAGGGCGGCAAGCCGCTCGCCGTGCTCACCCGCCAGGATCTGCTCAACTACCTCAGCGACTGA
- a CDS encoding ABC transporter ATP-binding protein — MRGMGMAGGGGGMRSRVSGGDAEAQKALNATAPKIPHLFRRIVSLFSAHRAAIVMTMVLVLVGAALSVIPPLLTQRAFDDGLFPKGGPDMPVLIEIVVAMIVVFVGSALLGVWQTYLTASVGNKVMGALRVRLFSHLQDMELSFFTKTKTGIIQSRLQNDVGGVASVLTNTMSSILGNTVTVIAALVAMLLLNWQLTIVAVILMPILVIAQRRVGQVRARIATRTQESLSDMTAITQETLSVSGILLSKSFNRQGAEVQRYSDENENQIRLQVSQAMSGQWFFAMVNIFLSSIPAIVYLVSGWLILGGATDITAGTIVAFTTVQARLLFPLLALMRVALDLQTSGALFARIFEYLDLKPAIADRPDAVPVDPSRDLGRIEFDHVVFRYPDAREGERNTLDDVSFTIRAGEFAAFVGPSGAGKTTVSYLIPRFYDATGGRILFGGADIRELQQDSLVSHIGVVSQETYLFHASIAENLRYARPDATQEELEAAARQANIHDTIVSFPDDYATVVGERGYRLSGGEKQRIAIARVLLKDPEVLILDEATSALDTISERVVQQALDTASRGRTTIAIAHRLSTIVAADVIFVVDHGRIIEHGTHRELLEAGGVYTRLYREQIEGTLSTEA; from the coding sequence ATGCGTGGGATGGGCATGGCCGGTGGCGGCGGCGGGATGCGGTCGCGCGTGAGCGGGGGCGACGCCGAGGCGCAGAAGGCGCTGAACGCGACGGCGCCGAAGATCCCGCATCTGTTCCGCCGGATCGTGTCGCTCTTCTCGGCCCATCGTGCCGCGATCGTCATGACCATGGTGCTCGTGCTCGTCGGTGCGGCGCTCTCCGTCATCCCGCCCCTGCTGACCCAGCGGGCGTTCGACGACGGCCTGTTCCCGAAGGGCGGGCCGGACATGCCCGTGCTGATCGAGATCGTGGTGGCCATGATCGTGGTCTTCGTCGGCTCGGCGCTCCTCGGGGTGTGGCAGACGTACCTCACCGCGTCCGTCGGCAACAAGGTGATGGGCGCGCTGCGCGTGCGGCTGTTCTCGCACCTGCAGGACATGGAGCTGAGCTTCTTCACCAAGACCAAGACCGGCATCATCCAGTCGCGGCTGCAGAACGACGTCGGCGGGGTGGCGAGCGTGCTCACCAACACGATGTCGAGCATCCTGGGCAACACGGTCACCGTGATCGCCGCGCTCGTGGCCATGCTGCTGCTCAACTGGCAGCTGACGATCGTGGCCGTGATCCTGATGCCGATCCTCGTGATCGCCCAGCGTCGCGTAGGACAAGTGCGCGCCCGCATCGCGACCCGGACGCAGGAGTCGCTGTCGGACATGACCGCGATCACCCAGGAGACGCTGAGCGTGTCGGGCATCCTGCTCTCGAAGAGCTTCAACCGGCAGGGCGCGGAGGTGCAGCGCTACTCCGACGAGAACGAGAACCAGATCCGCCTGCAGGTCTCGCAGGCGATGAGCGGCCAATGGTTCTTCGCGATGGTCAACATCTTCCTGTCCTCCATTCCGGCGATCGTCTACCTCGTCTCGGGCTGGCTCATCCTGGGCGGGGCCACGGACATCACCGCGGGAACCATCGTCGCCTTCACCACCGTGCAGGCGCGGCTGCTGTTCCCGCTGCTCGCGCTGATGCGGGTGGCACTCGACCTGCAGACCTCCGGCGCGCTCTTCGCCCGCATCTTCGAGTACCTCGACCTGAAGCCCGCCATCGCCGACCGACCCGATGCGGTGCCCGTCGACCCCTCGCGCGACCTCGGCCGCATCGAGTTCGACCACGTCGTGTTCCGCTACCCGGACGCCCGCGAAGGGGAGCGGAACACCCTCGACGACGTCTCGTTCACCATCCGCGCGGGAGAGTTCGCCGCGTTCGTCGGCCCGAGCGGCGCGGGCAAGACCACGGTGTCGTACCTCATCCCTCGTTTCTACGACGCGACCGGCGGCCGCATCCTGTTCGGCGGCGCCGACATCCGCGAGCTGCAACAGGACTCCCTCGTCTCCCACATCGGCGTCGTCAGCCAGGAGACGTACCTGTTCCACGCCTCCATCGCCGAGAACCTCCGCTATGCCCGCCCGGACGCCACCCAGGAGGAGCTGGAGGCCGCCGCCCGCCAGGCCAACATCCACGACACCATCGTCAGCTTCCCCGACGACTACGCCACCGTCGTCGGCGAACGCGGGTACCGCCTCTCCGGCGGCGAGAAGCAGCGCATCGCCATCGCCCGTGTGCTGCTCAAGGACCCGGAGGTCCTCATCCTCGACGAGGCCACCAGCGCCCTCGACACCATCTCCGAGCGCGTCGTGCAGCAGGCCCTCGACACCGCCTCCCGCGGCCGCACCACCATCGCGATCGCCCACCGCCTCTCCACCATCGTCGCCGCGGACGTCATCTTCGTCGTCGACCACGGCCGCATCATCGAGCACGGCACCCACCGCGAACTGCTCGAGGCCGGCGGCGTCTACACCCGCCTCTACCGCGAGCAGATCGAAGGAACGCTCAGCACCGAGGCCTGA